A genomic stretch from Helianthus annuus cultivar XRQ/B chromosome 1, HanXRQr2.0-SUNRISE, whole genome shotgun sequence includes:
- the LOC110943879 gene encoding uncharacterized protein LOC110943879 produces MLNIFNKNLRRLCSKLRWPVRRRSKPKVIIKRFGRSNSRNQDSLNSNGSATIHPNNHLGIPKSQNPIRIATFNAALFSMAPAVPELTKKGQSFDLLEDDQHNQDDPKVVFNSTVSYVNSRSKSMVDRPKSILKQSPLHSSSMSSSEMLTKQQKFAKSKLRVSINLPDNEISLKRSGQLSFVTDENEPDPDSKSGGSKGISRILKGKGVLRSQNSFSAREFESQRGSYRSTKTVVEVLRELDADILALQDVKAEEEKDMKPLSDLAAALGMNYVFAESWAPEYGNAVLSKWPIKRSKVQKIFDDSDFRNVLKATIDVPQTGEVDFHCTLLDHLDENWRMKQINAIIESNERPHILAGGINSLDETDYSSERWTDIVKYYEEMGKPTPKVEVMKYLKSKQYTDAKDFAGECESVVIIAKGQNVQGTCKYGTRVDYILVSPDSPYKFVPGSYMVLSSKGTSDHHIVKVEVTKVDEPIQQPYVRRHRHPKQKVVKITNSNSSKGAWKMQTLDR; encoded by the exons ATGCTCAACATTTTCAACAAAAACCTCCGGCGACTCTGCTCAAAGCTCCGGTGGCCGGTGCGCCGCCGTTCAAAGCCTAAAGTTATCATCAAAAGATTCGGAAGATCAAATTCTAGAAATCAAGATTCACTAAACTCAAATGGGTCAGCCACAATTCACCCAAATAACCATTTGGGTATCCCAAAATCACAAAATCCAATCAGAATTGCAACTTTTAATGCTGCTTTGTTCTCCATGGCTCCTGCAGTCCCAGAGTTGACCAAAAAAGGTCAAAGCTTTGACCTTTTAGAAGATGATCAACATAATCAAGATGACCCAAAGGTAGTTTTTAATTCTACAGTGTCTTATGTTAATTCAAGGTCAAAATCTATGGTTGATAGGCCTAAAAGTATATTAAAGCAATCACCTTTACATTCAAGTTCAATGAGTAGTTCAGAAATGTTGACTAAACAGCAGAAATTTGCAAAGTCAAAGTTAAGGGTATCGATTAATTTACCGGATAATGAGATCTCGTTGAAGCGAAGCGGGCAGTTGAGCTTTGTTACGGACGAAAATGAACCCGACCCGGATTCGAAAAGTGGTGGTTCCAAGGGTATAAGTAGGATTTTGAAAGGAAAAGGTGTTTTGAGATCACAGAATAGTTTTTCTGCAAGAGAGTTTGAAAGTCAAAGGGGGAGTTATAGGTCAACCAAGACTGTTGTTGAGGTTTTGAGAGAATTGGATGCTGATATTTTGGCTTTACAAGATGTGAAAGCTGAAGAGGAAAAAGATATGAAACCTTTATCTGATTTGGCTGCTGCTTTGGGTATGAATTATGTTTTTGCTGAGAGTTGGGCACCCGAATATGGTAACGCGGTTTTGTCAAAATGGCCGATTAAAAGATCGAAAGTTCAGAAGATTTTCGATGATTCGGATTTCAG GAACGTTTTAAAGGCGACAATTGATGTTCCACAAACCGGAGAAGTTGATTTTCATTGTACCCTTCTTGATCATCTTGATGAAAATTGGCGAATGAAGCAAATAAATGCAATCATCGAATCTAATGAGAGACCACACATCTTAGCCGGAGGTATCAACTCTCTTGATGAAACAGACTATTCGTCCGAAAGATGGACCGACATTGTTAAG TACTATGAAGAAATGGGAAAACCGACACCAAAAGTTGAAGTGATGAAGTACTTAAAGAGCAAACAGTACACCGATGCTAAGGATTTTGCAGGCGAATGTGAATCTGTAGTCATTATCGCTAAAGGCCAAA ATGTGCAGGGTACATGCAAATACGGTACTAGAGTAGATTATATATTGGTGTCACCCGATTCACCTTACAAGTTTGTTCCCGGATCATATATGGTTTTATCATCTAAAGGAACTTCTGACCATCACATAGTCAAAGTTGAAGTAACAAAGGTAGATGAACCGATTCAACAACCGTACGTTAGAAGACATCGACATCCTAAACAAAAAGTTGTGAAGATAACAAATTCTAATTCATCAAAAGGGGCATGGAAAATGCAAACTTTAGATAGATAG